The region CAATTGAAATTCGAAAACTCTTTGAGCCTCCGACTAATCATACAATTCACTTTCACACACTTGCACGTGACCTCCACGCCCAGGACCTCAAAGCAAATAAGTGcactgaaaataaattaataatttgaaaTGTTTGTGCATAGCTTGTTTAGATTAAGTCCTTAAGGCTCATAGGGTTAGGGCCTTAGTTGTTATTTCCTGCAAACTATAACTTTTGTGGGATTTAGAActgagttttatttttcccaGTGTACTGCTCAGCTGCAGAACTAAGCGGCAGACAAATCATTATTGCTCAATGCAATCAATCATGCCTAATACGCTTTGGTAATAAGATGCCACCGCACAAACGCCAGACGGGTGGTTGTGGGCGGCTGGCTGGCAGAAGCCTGAAGGCGTGGCATGAGAGAAATGCTTGAGCTCAACTCGAGCATATGTTAATTCAATAATTCCAGGCAATTTTCATATCAAATCAATGAGCGAGTCGGGCGGAGACCCCCTTTGACTTGGCCATGTCAATCAACCACCACCAGCAGTTGAGGCAGCATCATGCCTCGTGCCCGTGCCCGTGTCCGTGCCACGCCCTCTGGGCGACATGCCGCCTTTACAATGACATTAACATGACTTACATGACAAGTGCCGAGCGAGATAGAGATGGCTAGAGGATGTGCAGAAAGAGAGGCGAGAGGCAGCTCTTCATAAGCCATTTAAATGAGTTTAATTTGGAATTTTCGTTTGATTTTCTTGCCCCAAGTTTTGTGGAAGCTTGTCCTCGTTCATGTACATGCCACACGCCACCCTCTGCGCACCACCCTGGCTGCCTGCCCTCCGCCCTCAGCCCCGTCTGTTGGCCTTTGTaattgcttttgctttttgtttggcttttgtttggtCTCTGTCTCAGTCTTGTGTAAACTTTTGCCTCCCCCCTCGGCTTGTTCGCAGACTGTTGAAATTGTTGCTCAATCTGCACACACACAGCCATGTGTGTCCTGTACGGTGGTATGTCCTGTCTGTGTTGACTGATTTGCAAACTAAATTTCTGACAAACCAAAGGATTCACTGTCGCATTCGCCAGATTTTCCTTCCCTATGCTAATTTTTGAAGGGTATGCGTTGAAAGCTAGTTGAAAGGATATAAGTTgagtttctttaaaatatgtCCTGCCAGTTCTTTTGGTTCAAAGACATACTTTTCCGTACATGACATAATTTCCTGCTTCAAACAAAAGGAAAGGCAACGAATACAAAATTCATTTGTCGAAAGGAAGAAATATTGAGGAGGTCGGACGAACAATTCGTCCTGGGAAAAAGGAACACCCACCTTCACCGTACACTTTCCTTAAAGGAAATAGCGCAACACTTTAAAGTTTCAGAGTCAGAGTGAAGAGAAAAGTGGAAGGAGAAACCCATACCCCAAAAGACCGAAAGGACAAGCGACAGGGAcatgtaaatatttatgcaaatgcGTTAATGAAAATCTGAAATGCGGATAGGTTTGTTGGGTTGTTACAAAGTCAAGGACTGCGGGGAAAATGACGACGGAAGAGCAGCGATGGCGGCACGGTGATACCAAGGTTTATGGGGCGACAGAGGATACATTTCCCCATAACCCCGACATGTGTGTGCTTTTGCCATCCTTTCTCGTCCTCATCAGATCGCTGCTCATTATGGAAACCTTACACCTAAACAATCAGCGCGAGTCCTTGCAAAATTCATTAGGCAGCGGCACGTTGTCCCCAAAACTCCatccaccacccacccaccgtTTGGTGGGGCAAACAACCCTTCGGCACAGGACCAGGAGCCCAAGGACAGAGGTGCAGGATATCAAAGGGAATATGAAGTGAACATGACTTAATAGCCAGAAAGCCAGTGTCTGGTAAAAAGGACCTTAGGTGTCGGTCGGTTTATTTGGTTGCGGATTTCAAAATTGAAActaattgttttaaaattcatGCGCGGTGGGGAAGGACATGTGTGACATTTGTTTTGCGGCAGCTttggggtggttttcatgctCCCCAAAAAATGTTTGACCCTGCCTTCTGAATCCTGGGGATAATTCATCCAATTTAAGTGAAGTTTAATGGCATGGAAGTTGTTCTTTAATGGCTTGGAATTCAGAGTGTAGAATGGAttaggaaattaaatatttttagtaaTAAACTAACTTTAACGATAATTGAGTTGACTATTCAGCCCCTTtctcttttcatttttcaccTGTAGCCAAGTTTTGAGCTGTTGCTAACTCATTATGCCAATGTTTAGCATTATTTAAGTTCCCCTCCTTGTTGTCAGGCCTCTACCCGCTTCAAGTGCACCCGAGAGCTGGGAAACATGCATATGCATAAATAGACAGTCTTAGAATTCACCCCCTGGCCTCTGTTTTTTGGGTAAATACGCATAATAGCTACTCACAAGCTGCTGCTGTAGCTGCCACCTTGAAATACTTCCCAGCTCATAATTTATGGAAAAATATGGCCAAGAAAGGAGCAAGGAGGGGGCAGCTCAGGCCAGGGCGGACCaagccaggccaggccagggcAACATGTTTATGTTTTCCTGTTTCCGTAATTTCTTCCTGTCTTCTGCAGCCCTTTCTCTGGcctttgttattgttgttagcTTGCATTTTTTAAGCACTCAGTCTCGCGAAAATATTcattgcatacttttgtgaAAGACAAATAGACGAACTCGGGTTCAACAGGGTCCTGCcattgtgttgttgttggctcTGCCTTTGTTTATTAAGATCCTGGCATCTCCGCCCTGTTGGCTCATTAAGCTGACACATTTTCCTCCCCGATGCTGCAGCGTTTCATTTAATTAGGGGCCAGAAAAAAACTAACTTTCTACTGCAAATGGCAGTCCATTGAGTGTGTATTGAAAGTTCCATTTAACGTCCACTTTAGGCCCTCTTGTCGTTCATTGGAAAACATGAAGAATGTCGCCAGCACAAATGTTGTCATAATTAGCTCTCCACGTATAGTTTTTCAAGTTTCTGACATAATTAGATGACAAATATAaagtttacctttttttaaagcgaCGGAATTCTTTTCATAAATTCCAATCAAACTTTGCAGAATAGATTCACTTTTCGTCGCACATCTCCCTTTCAGGAATTCAGTCTGCAATGCACTTTatggaaaaaagaaaacttccAGCTTGAATGACTTTTTTCTGCAGGATACTTGCCTGCAATGTTATTCATAAATAATCTATAATTATGTGAAATTAAAGGGTCGGGAATGAGAGCTTTTTCTGTCCCTGCCATTCCTGTCACAACGCCCACTTGGGTGGATGGGTGCGGCAAATTAAAGGACCTTAcagggcgtatgcgtaatttaAAAACGTTTAAAATGTCATTAACAAATTGCGAAGCCATATTATTTGATAATGTGTCTCTGGGCCAAGTCGATTGCGTGTTGGCAGGCAAGATTACGGGCTTAAAAATGCAGGGGCGGGGTAGTTGTCAACCAGGAAAGTCTGCAGGGCTCATTGAACTTCGGGACTGGGTCCTACGGTCCAAATCAAAATCGAGTGCCCGGACTCAGTCAATGGAGCGCATATGCAGGGAGTTAGCATATCTCTTCTCATATTTTGTTGTGGCTGAAATGTCAATCAAATGAATAGAGAGAAGAGGATTTGCGGAGCTGAATCGACGAAAGGATTGACTGCCATTCAAAACTATATCCAAAGCGACTGACAAACTGTTTGACAGACTGACTGATTGACTGTCCAGACAGGCTAGCTGGCAGGATGGCAGGATGGCGGGATGGCAGGATGGCAGTGTGAGTGAACTCTGACGCTGTAAAGTCCTGGAAATCGTGACTGAACCCTGAGCGAACATGGACAGCAAACATTTCAATCGGATTCCCAGCAATTCCAATTCAGATTCGCACACACATTTGCATATGAGTAACCCAAAAGAAGCAAACGGAACAAGGCAAACATTTATGcctcatacacacacactccgTACACACACATGGCagccatttccgtttccgcacGTTTGACGTTGGTGAACGCAGACAAAATGGAGGAAAAAAGAAAGCCCCCAAATAAAGGAGGCCCAGAGGAGGACGACGAGAGTCAGTCAAAAACATGAAACATGCAAAATGAAGTTGGAATCGCGGGGCGAACAaacgaaaaccaaaaccaagccCCAACCAAAATCAAAGCCAAACAGCAAAGAGGTGGATCGCAGTTGCCAGGTCCCCCAGGACCCCCGGTCTGTTTGCCTTGTCACTTGGTTTTTTAGGCAGTTGCACTTTAAAAGCCCAGAGCCAACAACAGGTCGATGCGATGAGTTAAATCATCAACCTGTAGAGTCCAAAAGCCCGCAAAATCCTGCAAAAAGTTTCTTACGTGGTTTTCTCCTTCGGTGTCACGTTTTTGggttgtttttttgtgtttgtcgCCCGCTAGCTCGCTGGCTGGGTTATTTGCATAATATTTGcacaaataattgaatttattttttgctcgTGTGGCTCGCAGCCGGCTAAACTGTTTTGGGCAAATTTCGGCTTATGTCGTATGCAGACAGAGTTTGTTTTGGGATCGCTAGTTCCCCGCCAGAGCCTGCAATTGAAGCTTCTTTTTCACGTAGTTAAGTTAAATGTTAAACTTGCCATGAAATTGAATGTTCGAATGGCGGAAAGATAGTGCTGGAGTAGGTGAGCCCGCAAAGGAGCTATCCGTATGATAAGTGTGTCTGGTTGGGGTTGTCTGAATCAGTATTCGAGATGAAATTAAGGTTAAGGGGATTTGCAAGTACAGATTTTCAAGACAGAACTTTCAAATGGAAAGGCAGTGGTTGCACTTCCTTACAGAGTCCCTTTCCTGTTTACATCTATTGATTTAAACCAGTATTTTTCTCGGTGTGAGGTTTAATTAGCCGCCCGGCTATCTCGTCCTGGCACTCGTCCCATCTTTTATTCCCGTTCGTTTTAATTATGCAGAATGCACGATGCATCAGCAGTAGCATCAGCGTTAAACTTAAACGCCAGGCAATGAAATACATGAATAACATACATACATCCAGCAGTTCCAGCAGCTCAGCCGGCATACCCTCCCCACACACATGACAGCGTCAGCTCCGACTTAAGCGACATGGATTTATTTTGCCTGCGTCTATTTCAACTTAATAAAAGCAGTAACAGGAGCGGCGTTGGCAGGACGAATGTAGGGGAAATAAAAAGGGCAGAGCATAGACTGAGGGAACGGATGGGAGGGAAGGAATTAAAGGAGCTGAAACCAGCAGCAGGAAGGACGACGGCGGCAGCTGACACAAGCTGCATGTTATTCGGGCTCCGTGGAGCGTTGTCGTAAATCCCTGCCAAGTTAAGTCAACGCGCTAAGTCGCTGACTTGGAGAAAAGGATGCAAGGATGCGAGGATGTGTGCCCTGAGTAGGGCAGTGCATTACTCGATGGATAAGACGCCAGAACCAAACCCTACCGATCCCAGTTTcagatgttgctgctgcagaaCGCAGTAAGTgcaacgtggcgtatgagcAACTTGGCGGAGTGGAGAAGCAGCAGGAGTAGGAGGTCCTGACTCGACTTGCTCCGCTGACACAAAGCGAATTTGTCGCTTTTAAGCGTTCTCAAGCAGGCAACATTTCATTTCAATACTTGCCGGCTGCATTTCATGTTAAATGAACGCATTTATTGCAGTCGCAGTTGCAGTTTCAAGGATCCCTGCTCCTGCGTCTGGATACACACGTCTGGTATATCCTGCAGCCCGAAAGCGCATTGATTTGATAAGTGGCCGCATTTTGTTAGACGCTTCGGGACGTTCAGTCGACTATGACGGGAGTGATGAATTCCAAATGCAGTGCCAATGGGAACGAGAATTGTTTGTCGGCACTGAGGGCGGAATTCATTAAAGTGAATGATGACCCAAAGGAGTTAAAATTGGGAAAGCTTGGGCGGTTTGGGAAAAGTCTTTTATCAAAAGTTACAAACCATCGAATTATTTTAGAAATCAATCTTATTAATCCTTATTCTCTTCTTTCTTCCAGAGCCTTCGTGGACAACACCCACCTGCAGACCCTGCACCTGAACAACAATCCCCAGCTCAGCGACATCCCCATGCGCCTCTTCCAAGGCAACCCCAACATCCTGGAGGTCTACATGCAAAGCAACAGCCTGCAGACGCTCTACTCCGCCCAGTTCCCGGTGGACCAGCTCCAGAAGCTCTACCTCGGCGACAATCCGCTCCAGTGCAACTGCTCGCTCCTCTGGCTCTGGCGGCTGGTGACTGGAAACTTCGAGGGAGTAGACCCTGGCCTGGAGCACGCGGCCGGCGGAGCAGTGGCTGCTCTGGCCAAGGAGGCCGACTCCGGCTTGATGGACGACGAGGAGCAGGCGGACGACGCCACCGCCGTGGCCAGCACGGACGACGGGGTGGCTGCTCTGGCCGCCTACATAGCCGATCAGCACATCGTGAATGCCCTGCACACCACCGAGCCGAGTGCATATGAGCTGGCCACCTCAGCCTCGAACAGGAACACTGGAATCCTGCGCATGGATCGCCAGCAGATCGGTTGCGACATCTGGCGGGACAAGGTGCGCACCCGGAGGCAGCTACTCTCAATGAGCGAGGGCGAGATCACCTGCCCCGCCCACATTGTGACGGTGGTGTGCGCGGTGATCACCTGCCTCCTGGTGGTGATGATCGGCGTGAGTGTCTTATACTACCTGCGCTTCGTCAAGCGCCGCAGGAAGCTGCTCCACGAGCGAGGACCCCTGAGGACGAGCAAGTCTATCATAAACGTGCACGATCGCATCCTGCAGGGCCACACCTCCGGGGGCCTGAGCATGAGCATGACCCTGGGCGGCGGCCACCATCACACCAACGGCCTGGGCATGGCCCTGAACTATCCGCATCACGCCCAGACCCTGCAGGCGCATCACCACTACCACCAGGCCACCATTCCGCTGCAGTCGCACGGTGGCGGCGTGGGGCACGAGTACCAGCAGGCCACCCTGCCTCAGCTGGAcaagctggagctggagcgcTACCTGGCCGCCCAGACCATTGCCAACGAGTACCGGGCTCTGAAGCCCTGGGAGCTGCCCGTGAAGGAGGCGGCAGACGACGAGCCGGAGCATCTCTACGAGCGGTTCGACCACTACGAGTACCCGGACACACACACCATGACCAAGCTGAAGCAGGCGGCGGCCCTTAACcactccaccaccacctcctccgGCGGAGGAGCCCCCTCTCCGGTGCCGAAGCCACACGTGGTCTACGTATGACGTGGCCGTAGCCAGGGCGAGAAGAGGGGTTTCCAGGTGGGCACGGATATGGAAATGGTGGGGCTGAACCACAGCCACCACatccacaacaacaacaactacaggGGCTGTATGCAGAATGGGCAGTTCTGAGCTGGAGACTTTGGGGACTCATCCGGAGGAAGAGGAAGGAAAAACAGGGAACGTGTGGGGCTAACCTAAGGATGGAGGCAGATGATTACAGGGTGTATTTGGCAGAGAGATGTGACAATTAATTTCTAGTTTAAATTTCACTTCCAAAACCCTCTACTATTAAGCCCAAAACAATGATGGGTTTGTCAAGTCAAAGCATATGTTTGGTTACAAAGCAGCTCCAGTAGAACATTatgtaaataatttaaaagttaTCAAGTCAAAGGGTCAATCCATCTGCCAAATACACTCGTCAGTTTAGGTTGcattgcatttttttctttggattaacaaaatatttagaaatgAGTCGAGTCACTCGCAACAAAGTTTAACAAGCGTCAAATGAAACAAGGGATATGTCTACGTGTATAGGAAGCATACAAATATTCTTAATGACTTACCGCATAACAGATACTACTCATAAGATACGTATACTAACCGCTAGCCTAAGGAGGGAGTACGATTTCAAAGAAACACCCATGCTGGCCCCAAAATACCATAAGTAAGCTAAGCTGCATTCAAGTCTCACTCACTCTTTCTCTCACACTCATAGTTACAGTGGCATTTTGCATTCGAATATCTAGATAGCGTTAGTGGGTAAGGACCTTACAAgtgaatttaaataattattaatacgAATACGGACATGTAGGAGAGGCGAGGGATGGGTGTGCAAGCTAAAGGACCTTTGACTTCGTTGATTTTCAAGCTTTGCTGAACGTGGCCCATGCTAGGTCGACCCCTACCCTGGcagaaaaaaacacacaagaAGAAACCAAATGGGGACCAAATAGTCCAGTCCAGCCCAGCCCGAAAGTAACCGAAAGAACCCAGCTGCCAAAGGGGGATAGCCTCATGGGCCACGTTCCAAAGTTTCCTATCTGTGGAGAACAAAAAACATCTCGAATGACAATATACGAGGACGTAGGCGGGAATCTAAACAAATTAACTTATAACACCTACATTAATCTAAATCTTAGTGAGCCAGAActcaaagttaaaaaataataatataatttgtaaataGCTCCACTGTACGATTACtgtaaataatttatgaaatgCATTTAAAGGCATTAGTCAAATGCACAGATTATTGGTTTAAgaataaatcatttttaaaaaacaataattcgGAATCAAAGCTCGTTTGTTGTTAGTTTTTCGTTTGACTGTGAGTTTGATTTTGcgaataataatttaattaaaagcggCGACAACAGCAACGCAAATAGCGAGCCAAACTAACCGGTATTTGCATAAAATAGCCACAgacacacaggcacacacaaaaaggcggaaaagcaagtgtaaaaaatatatatttctgaaataaaaaatacatatactGTATGTCTGTATACTAACAATAAAATAAGCAAAATCAAAAGGCAGCCGAGCAGCACTGCACGGAATGCATTTAGAAAAGCACACAGAATCACAGAAAACATGAAACAGGACTCTGAAAATGAAatctaaataataataaaataaaaccccaGTTTGTGTATAAACGGGCCGAGAGCCAGGCAGGCgtaagtttaaatttaataataacgATATacgcaaaaatatttaattaaatgataGAAACACCCacagcaaaagcaacaaaatgtTATTTCTTATACGAAGACTGAAGAAAATGATGAAgcgaaataaaagaaacaagaaattaaaagaaaagtcTTTCTGTTGCCGAAAAGCAAAAGTGACAACCTGGAAAATTGTGGGACTGTTTGTAATAAATCAAGGATTTGCCTAGATGAACTCACCAGGTCCTTGAAGTCCTTTCCCCATTTGTAGCATAAAATACGACAAATCTAGGGGCCTGCCTGCTGACGGCAGTCGGCAGAACAAAAGAAATCCatgtaaaaacaaataaaatgcttGTACTTCCTTGCATCCAGCGAGTGGCCCCAGTGAACTGCAAAAGAAGGCATAAATCCTGGGAACAAACATAGCCCACACCCTTGTTAGGATAAGTATGTAGCCGAAGTGCCTCGGGCAGTGGCAGCCCAAAATATGGCTCAGTAAACCAAAGtaagtaaaatatttactGGCCAGTCAATTGTGTTGAGTTGTAGGTCTGCGCCAAAGCCCTTAAGTCCCAGCGAGCTACTGCAGTCCTGCAAAGGAATCTTGACAGCCAGTTAACCTACGTAGTATGCTTTGATTCATTATAAATTCCActtgtgttatttttgttaaatatattaagAAAAAATCCCAGTTCTTTGAAATGGCAACAACGGCAGCGCTGAAGCAAGGAGACGACGGATTTGGAACGGTTTCCATAATTTTTTACACAGCTGTTTCCGAGGCGGAAGAGACTACAAGGAGTCCCGGGTTATTTGGCGGGGGCTTTATAGCCCTGATGGTGATCTTGGTGATCCTGGTCTGCCTCTGCATCATATGTCTGCCGCTGCTGTTCCTGTGCGGCTGCTGCGGGATGGCATGCTGCGGCTGCTTGGCGTGCTGCGAGGAAGGACAATGCTGCGGCGAAGGATGTGGTGGCGGGGGCGGTGAAGGTTGTTGCGGCGATTGTGGTGACTGCGACTGCGGGGATTGTGGCCCAGACGATTGAATCACTTTTTCCATCATACAAAAAGCTTACCATCACAAAGTAAACTTTTTGGGGTGCTTCAGTGAGTAGGCTTTCTTAGACATTAgacttaatttaaaatttttacttgGTTTACACATTCCTAACTTTCTacttttccacaaaaaaaaccGACGATGGCTGATGATTCAGACAGTCCTTCGCTGGATGAACCAAGCGGAACTACGATCAAGGATGGCCTACTGCTTGTATCGCCTATTATGCACTGGACCACCACGCAAGAGCCACTTATCATAATGGGCGCCTATGGCCTACTGTTCATACTTCTGGTGATTGCCGCCATCGTTCTGGTATGCACGCTCTTCATGATGCTCCTCACGTATCTGGGCTGCTCGAAGGCCTGCCAACGCTGCCGCTACCTGAACCGCGAACTGTTGTAGTCCTTTCAACAGCGTCCTTGTCGCCTATTAAAAAGGAACTAGGAACaacatttaaatttgtatccaagttttaaaaattatccaaGTAGTATGTCGTATGAATTGATTCCATATAAATTGAAGTTCGTTATGTATGAAACACCTGAGTTCGAATGGCAACTAATAGATTTCTGGCACGATATGCTTGCATCCGGCGGCGGCGGATAACACGACAAGAAGACAAGTAGGATTAACTTCTTTGGCTTCAATGACCTCATGATCATGCTCATCGCGATCCTTGTCTGCATCATCGTGCGACTGCTTCTGGGCTGACAGGTTGCTGTAATCCGGGCAGCAAGGAAGGCAATAGGGATGGTTGCCCAGATCTAGTTTGCCCGAAGGTCCGCCAACGCTGCCGGAAACTTAACTGCGAGCTGCTGATGCGTGCATTTTGAATGTGTCTTTggaaaaatctataaatttataacgaagttgtaaaaattaaaaattaatatctatttttcgatattttattttacttttttcctTCTATGTGTTTGGGAAATTGGTCTTCACAATCGTAGTCTTTGAAATATTTCCCCCGTACCTCTAATAGTGAGACGAATGTAAGCCGATTAACCACAGCCCGGATGATTACCAGAGAACACTTGCCCCTGGGCAGGAATTTTCACACAGATTTCCCTCTTGGGGCTGAGTGCATAAATTCCGGGCATCTGTGCAGCTGCACGAAGGAACACAAAACACTCGTCCTAGTCCTATTCCTAGTCCTATTCCTAGTCCTAGAGcaagtccaagtccaagtcgTAAATGCACTCAGCACTTTGTCAGCTCTCAGACAGGAAATGCAGTTgccatttttcttttataccCGGCACTTTCCACCCAACTGGCAGCCACCGACGGCCACACCCCCGGAAAGTATTTCTCCAACTGTCTACATTTTTCACTTGCCATCCATAAAAAGTATCAGTTTTAGTTTCAGTTTTAGCTCTCACATGGCAACATGGCCAAATGGCTACACGGCTAGTGTGTCTTCGTGCCAGTCTGTTGTTGTGACGTCTCAATTTTTTCCAACGCTTCCATATTCAGTTTCATAATTCTGCCCCGAAGTTCTTCCTTCTTTTCCGAGGCACATGACAAAGTTTTCATTGCCGCCAGAGCACAGTTTCCCTCAGCCGTTGAAGTGCATTAAACAAAGCTCTCAAACATTGTTTGAGTGCAGAAAGGACGTGTTCAAAATGTGTTACTTAAAAATGGCATTTACGGACAAAGAACTTCTTGGATTTTAAGGCTTTCCCACAATAATTGCGTTTTGTTTGAACAAGCTTTTTGctataaatactttttattatatacttGCCGCTTAGTATGTACTCGTGTGGATGTTTAATTCTCTTATCAGTCTAACCTAAAGGCCTTTTGATCCGAGGGCCTAATCTGTGAACTTGCCCAGCCACTGGACGAAATCCCTCAGCTTCTCAAGTCTGGGGGGGCCGCCCCGGCTGAGCGTTCTCTTCCAGCGTCTCTCCACCGCCAGCCTGTCCTCGTTGTCCAGGGTATCCATGTGGCGCTTCAGCTTTCTGTAGATCACCCTGTTCAGCTGGGTAGTCCGGGTCTGGACTGTCCGCTTCCAGCGATCGAATCCATTGCGCTCCAGGCAAAGGGAGATCAACTGACTCTCGATGCTCGATAGCTCCACGGGGTCCCCCTTGGTGTCTGAGTCGAGATAGTCCTCCACCACATCGTAGAAAGCATTTAGCTTCTCCTCCGTCTTAGTCTCATTTACGGCGGTAAAGGCGTCGAATCTATCCAGGTAGCCCTGGATTATAGAATTCTGGGAGTCCAGGATGAGTAGGTCCTCGACTACACTGTCCACCAGCTCGATGGCCTGGGAGACTAACTGATTGCTTATAGTGGCTATAGCTTCGTCCGATTGTTGGTATAACCTATGGCGACTCTGATCCCCGGAGCATTGAATCACCGAGGGATacagctacagatacagaaaagaagaaaataaatttgggTAGGATAGCTACTTGTGTCCCGACTTACCATGGATAGGAACAAAGAAACCAGAATCTTGGTATAGCTCATTGTGAACTGCTTCGCTCAAATGCCGTCTGTCTACTGAAATAACTTTGCCCGCCGATTTAACTCGGAAGCAGCACCAAACCATAGATAGTCTTATCTCCATTCGAAATTTCCATGCCGATTCAGAGGCGCTTGTCTAATTGAtagaatttataattattttatttatagatGACACATGACGGCACAAATCTAATGACGTTTCTTGGAGTGAAGCACCTCTTAGATAAGGTCCGGCATTATAAGATTTACAATTCATGAATGGGACTCAACTTGCGGTGCTTTCTGTGATTCAGTTCTAGACAGAACGCTTTTTATCTCTCCTCATGGCAGCTGTGATGTGAGAAATGTGTCCCAatcggtaaaaaaaaaa is a window of Drosophila bipectinata strain 14024-0381.07 chromosome 2R, DbipHiC1v2, whole genome shotgun sequence DNA encoding:
- the Fili gene encoding leucine-rich repeat and immunoglobulin-like domain-containing nogo receptor-interacting protein 3 isoform X1, giving the protein MAANREQATTRTPATTPTSRSRSWLSEGIPGFCLLLSLFILLPLESRAFCPSKCQCLGGEANNRALCVDAALEDVPIQLNPETKYINLTLNRIRNLAYSLPFYVKLEILDLSQNIIETLGSKNFEYQSELRTLNLSRNLVSSLHKHAFKGLTNLLLLDLSFNRIETVHPTALSDLAALVELDLTNNNIVSLEDNCFKGMGTLEVLVFRNNRLLDVPATNLWHLHALKSLDMSDNLVEFVRNDSFEGLKELLALSLRGNVMSELDVSAFEGLISLKHLDLADNNLTMVPTQQLSKLSNLTYLNLGGNRFSQLPAVAFLNLFHLRELHLSRLDYLQHIDSRAFVDNTHLQTLHLNNNPQLSDIPMRLFQGNPNILEVYMQSNSLQTLYSAQFPVDQLQKLYLGDNPLQCNCSLLWLWRLVTGNFEGVDPGLEHAAGGAVAALAKEADSGLMDDEEQADDATAVASTDDGVAALAAYIADQHIVNALHTTEPSAYELATSASNRNTGILRMDRQQIGCDIWRDKVRTRRQLLSMSEGEITCPAHIVTVVCAVITCLLVVMIGVSVLYYLRFVKRRRKLLHERGPLRTSKSIINVHDRILQGHTSGGLSMSMTLGGGHHHTNGLGMALNYPHHAQTLQAHHHYHQATIPLQSHGGGVGHEYQQATLPQLDKLELERYLAAQTIANEYRALKPWELPVKEAADDEPEHLYERFDHYEYPDTHTMTKLKQAAALNHSTTTSSGGGAPSPVPKPHVVYV
- the LOC108125244 gene encoding uncharacterized protein, whose translation is MSYTKILVSLFLSMLYPSVIQCSGDQSRHRLYQQSDEAIATISNQLVSQAIELVDSVVEDLLILDSQNSIIQGYLDRFDAFTAVNETKTEEKLNAFYDVVEDYLDSDTKGDPVELSSIESQLISLCLERNGFDRWKRTVQTRTTQLNRVIYRKLKRHMDTLDNEDRLAVERRWKRTLSRGGPPRLEKLRDFVQWLGKFTD